In a single window of the Pseudomonas oryzihabitans genome:
- a CDS encoding DUF484 family protein yields MSETPELNPDLVADWLLDHPHFFADREELLAEMRVPHQRGTAISLVERQLGLLRDRNGEMRQRLAHLMDVARDNDRLFDKTRRLIIGLLDANSLEEVISTVEDSLRHEFKVPYVGLILFHEHPLPVGRSVTPGEAQKVIGGLLGGEKTTSGVLRAHELAFLFGDSAKEEVGSAAVAALSHQGLHGVLAIGSPDPQHYRSSLGTLFLSHVAEVLARVLPRFPVPLRTVR; encoded by the coding sequence ATGAGCGAGACCCCCGAACTGAATCCGGACCTGGTCGCCGACTGGCTGCTGGATCACCCGCACTTCTTCGCCGACCGCGAAGAGCTGCTGGCGGAAATGCGCGTCCCCCACCAGCGGGGTACCGCCATTTCCCTGGTCGAGCGTCAGCTCGGCCTGCTGCGCGATCGCAATGGCGAGATGCGTCAGCGCCTGGCCCACCTCATGGACGTGGCGCGGGACAACGACCGGCTGTTCGACAAGACCCGCCGGTTGATCATCGGCCTGCTCGATGCCAACAGCCTCGAAGAGGTGATCAGCACGGTCGAAGACAGCCTGCGCCATGAATTCAAGGTGCCCTACGTCGGCCTCATCCTGTTCCACGAGCATCCCCTGCCTGTCGGCCGCAGCGTCACGCCCGGCGAGGCGCAAAAGGTCATCGGCGGCCTGCTGGGTGGCGAGAAAACCACCAGCGGCGTGTTGCGCGCCCATGAGCTGGCCTTTCTCTTCGGCGACTCCGCCAAGGAAGAGGTCGGCTCCGCTGCCGTTGCCGCGCTGTCCCACCAAGGCCTGCATGGCGTCCTGGCGATCGGCAGCCCGGATCCCCAGCACTATCGCAGCAGCCTGGGCACGCTGTTCCTGAGCCACGTGGCGGAAGTCCTGGCGCGGGTACTCCCACGCTTTCCCGTCCCCTTGCGTACGGTGCGCTGA